One Actinoplanes missouriensis 431 DNA segment encodes these proteins:
- a CDS encoding dihydrofolate reductase family protein: protein MARVIMQAVVSVDGYIAYPDDSVGPLFDWYGNGDVTIHANEKWSFRVSRASADYVTPFWDAIRCTVIGRHLFDITDGWQGVPAAGEHVVVVTHRPLPEEWLARFPDAPFHPAGSVEAAIELAAELARDGLVCVPAGDVGGQVFAAGLVDEVAMDVAPVVLGEGVRFFGSHTGTVLLDDPDTVVQGDRVLHLHYTVKR from the coding sequence ATGGCACGAGTCATCATGCAAGCGGTGGTTTCGGTGGACGGATACATCGCGTATCCCGACGATTCGGTCGGGCCGCTCTTCGACTGGTACGGCAACGGCGACGTGACGATTCACGCGAACGAGAAATGGTCCTTCCGGGTGAGCCGCGCCTCCGCCGATTACGTGACGCCGTTCTGGGACGCGATCCGCTGCACGGTGATCGGCCGTCACCTGTTCGACATCACCGACGGCTGGCAGGGTGTCCCGGCCGCGGGGGAGCACGTGGTCGTCGTCACCCACCGGCCGCTGCCCGAGGAGTGGCTGGCCCGATTCCCCGACGCCCCGTTCCACCCCGCCGGCTCGGTCGAGGCCGCCATCGAGCTCGCGGCGGAGCTCGCCCGGGACGGCCTGGTCTGCGTGCCCGCCGGCGACGTCGGCGGCCAGGTGTTCGCGGCGGGCCTGGTCGACGAGGTGGCGATGGACGTCGCCCCGGTGGTCCTCGGCGAGGGGGTGCGCTTCTTCGGCAGCCACACCGGCACGGTGCTGCTCGACGACCCGGACACGGTGGTCCAGGGCGACCGCGTCCTGCACCTGCACTACACCGTCAAGCGGTGA
- a CDS encoding helix-turn-helix domain-containing protein — MARRLDDDALTTLVGLSALPAVTVIVAARAPLPAALRGQPRLELAPLPPADAVRLLDAGAPHLTAGVRASILHRAQGNPAALLELAAPDVPSGSLLSAFAAALGSLTERERTMLLHLAAAGRPVDPALLPVTGVPDPDPALAPAPAPAQAQAQAQAQAQAPASLVRHTPEGLAFVHPLAAEAVLRTATAGTLRRAHQRLAATVAAYPEWQALHLAAADPHPGETIAARLEAAASVFRDRGDRYRAADAMRQAADLSPDPTSAARRLTRAIADARDLRDATWAADLHARVWNLTGDPDVLAEATRPAATALLYADRQHQAYGMIMAAHRAGPATDPAAALILAMIATGVADSTGDDDHRQGLTALLAAAEPVPEPSIAAYVRELIDPGAHPGRDLCDTAVVPAPDTELDPRTWHRLTELGMIAWFEDHSELAARLLLRAIGDTPPPLPAPTFHTLPALTGTLIDIGDWARADVFADERWAAGWPMMRANLAAVRAQLLALRGHGDDALRLARTTWQGLDVHGNRAAHIRLLRAAALAAAAGGGHDDAYRYLRSMFDRDGRPLHPHLSPRCVAEFTVAAVRGGHHDAAGLVVEQVRRTAGAEPSARMRILLRLSDALLGDSEADFRAAVTDPAAPRWPYEHAYANLQYGLWLRRNRSPREARTLLARAAADFTRLGAPGPAAIAEREIAVGAQPATAARHAVATHLTTQERQVAELAAQGLSNRAIADRLLISARTVNTHLTRVYRKAGLEGRHQLWSAFS, encoded by the coding sequence TTGGCCAGGCGCTTAGACGACGACGCGCTGACCACGCTGGTGGGCCTGTCCGCGCTGCCCGCGGTCACGGTCATCGTCGCGGCCCGCGCGCCGCTGCCGGCCGCGCTCCGAGGTCAGCCCCGGCTCGAGCTGGCGCCGCTGCCGCCCGCCGACGCGGTCCGGCTGCTCGACGCCGGCGCCCCGCATCTGACCGCCGGCGTCCGCGCGTCGATCCTGCACCGCGCGCAGGGCAATCCGGCCGCGCTGCTCGAACTGGCCGCTCCCGACGTGCCCTCGGGCAGTCTGCTGTCGGCGTTCGCCGCCGCTCTCGGATCGCTGACCGAGCGGGAGCGGACGATGCTGCTGCACCTGGCGGCGGCCGGTCGCCCGGTCGATCCCGCGCTGCTGCCGGTCACCGGCGTCCCGGACCCGGACCCAGCCCTTGCCCCGGCCCCGGCCCCGGCCCAGGCCCAGGCCCAGGCCCAGGCCCAGGCCCAGGCCCCGGCGAGTCTCGTCCGGCACACTCCGGAGGGCCTGGCGTTCGTGCATCCGCTGGCTGCGGAGGCCGTTCTCCGGACCGCCACCGCCGGCACGCTCCGGCGGGCGCATCAGCGGCTCGCGGCGACCGTCGCCGCGTACCCCGAATGGCAGGCCCTGCACCTGGCCGCCGCCGACCCGCATCCCGGCGAGACGATCGCGGCCCGGCTGGAAGCCGCCGCGAGCGTCTTCCGCGACCGTGGCGACCGCTACCGCGCGGCCGACGCGATGCGGCAGGCCGCCGACCTCTCCCCCGACCCGACGAGCGCCGCACGCCGGCTCACCCGGGCCATCGCCGACGCCCGTGACCTGCGCGACGCCACTTGGGCGGCCGACCTGCACGCCCGGGTCTGGAACCTCACCGGCGACCCCGACGTGCTGGCCGAGGCCACCCGTCCGGCGGCCACCGCCCTGCTCTACGCCGACCGCCAGCACCAGGCGTACGGAATGATCATGGCGGCGCACCGGGCCGGACCCGCCACCGATCCGGCCGCCGCCCTGATTCTCGCCATGATCGCGACGGGGGTGGCCGACTCGACCGGCGACGACGACCATCGGCAGGGCCTGACCGCCCTGCTCGCGGCCGCCGAACCGGTGCCGGAGCCGTCGATCGCCGCTTACGTCCGCGAGCTCATCGACCCGGGCGCCCACCCGGGCCGCGATCTCTGCGACACCGCCGTCGTCCCGGCGCCGGACACCGAGCTGGACCCACGGACCTGGCACCGGCTGACCGAACTCGGCATGATCGCCTGGTTCGAGGACCACAGCGAGCTCGCCGCCCGGCTGCTGCTGCGGGCGATCGGCGACACTCCCCCGCCGCTTCCCGCGCCCACCTTCCACACCCTCCCAGCCCTGACCGGCACGCTGATCGACATCGGGGACTGGGCGCGCGCCGACGTCTTCGCCGACGAGCGCTGGGCGGCCGGCTGGCCGATGATGCGGGCCAACCTCGCCGCCGTCCGCGCCCAGCTGCTCGCCCTGCGGGGGCACGGCGACGACGCGCTGCGGCTGGCCCGGACCACCTGGCAGGGGCTCGACGTGCACGGCAACCGGGCCGCCCACATCCGCCTGCTCCGGGCGGCGGCCCTGGCGGCGGCGGCCGGCGGCGGCCACGACGACGCGTACCGGTACCTGCGCTCGATGTTCGACCGGGACGGCCGGCCCCTGCATCCGCATCTCTCCCCGCGCTGCGTCGCCGAGTTCACGGTCGCGGCGGTGCGCGGCGGCCACCACGACGCCGCGGGTCTCGTCGTGGAGCAGGTCCGGCGGACCGCAGGCGCCGAGCCCAGCGCCCGGATGCGGATCCTGCTGCGCCTCAGCGATGCCCTGCTCGGCGACTCCGAGGCGGACTTCCGGGCCGCGGTCACCGATCCCGCCGCGCCGCGGTGGCCGTACGAGCACGCGTACGCGAACCTGCAGTACGGCCTCTGGCTGCGCCGCAACCGCAGCCCGCGGGAGGCACGGACCCTGCTGGCCCGCGCCGCCGCCGACTTCACCCGGCTCGGAGCGCCCGGCCCGGCCGCGATCGCCGAACGCGAGATCGCCGTCGGCGCGCAGCCGGCCACCGCCGCGCGGCATGCGGTGGCGACCCACCTCACCACCCAGGAACGGCAGGTGGCGGAGCTCGCGGCGCAGGGCCTGAGCAACCGGGCGATAGCGGACCGCCTGCTGATCTCGGCGCGGACCGTGAACACCCACCTGACCAGGGTCTATCGCAAGGCCGGCCTGGAGGGCCGGCACCAGTTGTGGTCGGCGTTCAGCTGA
- a CDS encoding helix-turn-helix transcriptional regulator has translation MTLIGRERELADIAAVVDAAERGPSAMLVHGDAGIGKTALLNAATARARRRGHRALTLGVTGKRPFALVQALLDPRCGGPADLPRPLREPLAVLWAPAPPGDLADAPAVVSAVLLALEELSRDCPILILVDDADRVDGESLRLLGHVVAHGSGERVALLLAVRDDRLAGVTAPGVRRYRIRPLAEQAAARLLDALPVTVPARRRLDVLRRARGNPLALRVFAGAGEPIPAEFADRVRGLPAATRWLLLHAALTEDAEQIGMLTAVAEGAGDLRDWAPAERAGLITVRDGRVHFPNPFVRAAWAAGRGPNDVVRAHRALAAATGRVLHLAESSTGPDEAVAATLIEAADAAVARTDYFAAADALQAAAERSVRDTDAARRYARAVYAAYRSGHPGWAIELYERVTRTAADPDSAGAAASGAAFSLLQLAEPWQAFEVASRALLRRPDDDRLVLSAVFAAASAALQSGAAAHRGQLLGLLALIEERDGDGGPAEAPQPMMPPLDDAVVRAAVRLVADPAGYTGRCPVPVGTGPSELVRMICTGTVAFLLDDSARAATDLRAVWDAGARFGGAGTTFITFQFMIMAMIDAGIWSGVDDLLDQAEDLAVVRHVPLLVTVVPALRMMLRALRHDGPAPVAGDLPMLPGSSMVDNVIQRAAGLAALADGDHDRAYLHFRRMFDEDGEPRHYLLGPRSLPQLALTAARTGRTAEAQRALHRCRRAAGPAPTSRLTMLFAHAAALLDDSEDAETHFQRAVEDPERMLRWPLEYAEAQLNYGIWLRTRRRWRVARPHLLAARDTFLRLGAHAHADQAARTLPAGLRPAGEAAPEPAAFTALTAQKQMIARMAAGGMSNREIAGRLYLSPRTVGSHLYRIYAEIGVGNRYQLRALIGGAGTSTGHESASH, from the coding sequence GTGACGTTGATCGGCCGGGAGCGTGAGCTGGCTGACATCGCCGCCGTCGTCGATGCCGCTGAGCGGGGACCGTCCGCCATGCTCGTGCACGGTGACGCCGGCATCGGCAAGACCGCTCTGCTGAACGCCGCCACCGCGCGCGCCCGCCGCCGTGGCCACCGGGCTCTGACGCTCGGCGTCACCGGGAAACGGCCGTTCGCGCTGGTGCAGGCGCTGCTCGATCCGCGATGCGGGGGACCCGCCGATCTGCCGCGCCCGCTGCGGGAGCCGCTCGCGGTGCTCTGGGCGCCCGCGCCGCCCGGTGACCTCGCGGATGCGCCGGCCGTGGTCAGCGCGGTGCTGCTCGCCCTCGAGGAGCTGTCCCGTGACTGCCCGATCCTGATCCTGGTCGACGACGCTGACCGGGTCGACGGCGAGTCGCTGCGGCTGCTCGGGCACGTGGTGGCGCACGGCTCCGGGGAGCGTGTCGCGCTGCTGCTGGCCGTGCGCGACGACAGGCTGGCGGGAGTGACCGCGCCCGGTGTGCGCCGCTACCGGATCCGGCCGCTCGCCGAGCAGGCCGCCGCCCGGCTGCTCGACGCCCTGCCGGTGACCGTGCCGGCCCGGCGGCGGCTGGACGTGCTGCGCCGGGCACGGGGCAACCCGCTGGCCCTGCGGGTGTTCGCCGGCGCGGGTGAGCCGATCCCGGCGGAGTTCGCCGATCGGGTTCGGGGCCTTCCGGCCGCGACCCGCTGGCTGTTGCTGCACGCGGCGCTCACCGAGGACGCCGAGCAGATCGGGATGCTCACCGCGGTGGCCGAGGGTGCCGGGGACCTGCGGGACTGGGCGCCGGCCGAGAGGGCCGGGCTGATCACCGTACGGGATGGGCGGGTGCACTTCCCGAATCCGTTCGTGCGGGCGGCGTGGGCGGCCGGTCGTGGCCCGAACGACGTGGTGCGGGCCCATCGGGCGCTGGCCGCGGCGACCGGGCGGGTCCTGCACCTGGCCGAGTCGAGCACCGGACCGGACGAGGCCGTCGCCGCCACGCTGATCGAGGCCGCCGACGCCGCCGTGGCCCGGACCGACTACTTCGCGGCGGCCGACGCGCTGCAGGCGGCGGCCGAGCGCAGCGTGCGGGACACCGACGCGGCCCGCCGGTACGCGCGGGCCGTCTACGCCGCCTACCGCAGCGGCCACCCCGGCTGGGCGATCGAACTGTACGAGCGGGTCACCCGGACCGCCGCCGACCCGGACTCGGCCGGCGCGGCGGCCAGCGGCGCCGCGTTCTCGCTGTTGCAGCTGGCCGAGCCGTGGCAGGCCTTCGAGGTCGCCTCCCGGGCGCTGCTGCGCAGGCCGGACGACGACCGGCTGGTGCTGTCGGCGGTGTTCGCCGCCGCGTCGGCCGCCTTGCAGTCCGGCGCCGCCGCACACCGCGGGCAGCTTCTCGGGCTGCTGGCGCTGATCGAGGAGCGGGACGGCGACGGCGGGCCCGCCGAGGCGCCGCAGCCGATGATGCCGCCGCTGGACGACGCGGTGGTCCGGGCCGCGGTCCGGCTCGTCGCCGACCCGGCCGGTTACACCGGCCGCTGCCCGGTGCCGGTCGGCACCGGACCGTCCGAGCTGGTCCGGATGATCTGTACGGGCACCGTCGCGTTCCTGCTGGACGACTCCGCGCGGGCGGCCACCGATCTGCGGGCGGTCTGGGACGCCGGCGCGCGGTTCGGTGGCGCCGGCACCACGTTCATCACGTTCCAGTTCATGATCATGGCGATGATCGACGCCGGGATCTGGTCCGGCGTGGACGATCTGCTGGACCAGGCCGAGGACCTGGCCGTGGTCCGTCACGTGCCGCTGTTGGTGACCGTCGTGCCCGCGCTGCGGATGATGCTGCGCGCGCTGCGCCACGACGGCCCGGCCCCGGTCGCCGGTGACCTGCCGATGCTGCCGGGCAGCAGCATGGTCGACAACGTCATCCAGCGGGCGGCCGGGCTCGCCGCGCTGGCCGACGGCGACCACGACCGGGCGTATCTGCATTTCCGCAGGATGTTCGACGAGGACGGCGAACCGCGGCACTACCTGCTCGGGCCCCGGTCGCTGCCGCAACTGGCCCTCACCGCGGCGCGAACCGGGCGGACCGCGGAGGCGCAGCGGGCGCTGCACCGCTGCCGCCGCGCCGCCGGCCCGGCGCCGACGTCCCGGCTGACCATGCTGTTCGCGCACGCTGCCGCGCTGCTCGACGACTCCGAGGACGCGGAGACCCACTTCCAGCGTGCCGTCGAGGACCCGGAGCGGATGCTGCGCTGGCCGCTGGAGTACGCCGAGGCGCAGCTGAACTACGGCATCTGGCTGCGCACCCGGCGTCGCTGGCGGGTCGCCCGCCCGCACCTGCTCGCGGCGCGGGACACGTTCCTGCGGCTGGGCGCCCACGCGCACGCCGACCAGGCCGCCCGCACGCTGCCCGCCGGGCTGCGGCCGGCCGGGGAGGCGGCGCCGGAGCCGGCCGCGTTCACGGCGCTGACCGCGCAGAAGCAGATGATCGCGCGGATGGCCGCCGGAGGCATGAGCAACCGGGAGATCGCCGGTCGCCTCTACCTGTCGCCCCGCACCGTCGGCTCCCACCTGTACCGGATCTACGCCGAGATCGGCGTCGGCAACCGGTACCAGCTCCGCGCGCTGATCGGCGGCGCGGGCACCTCCACCGGCCACGAATCGGCCTCCCACTGA
- a CDS encoding NAD(P)H-dependent glycerol-3-phosphate dehydrogenase produces MVRITVLGAGSWGTTVASVLTRRDHESLIWARNPATADEINAKHTNERYLAGFPLPDRLRATADLAEAAAHAELLVVGVPTGAFRTTLELVRPDLHPWIPVVSLSKGLERDSLSRMTEVIKEVLPGHPAAALTGPNLAKEIMAGMAAATVIATEDLTVATEIQRVFRRGLLRVYTNHDVIGCEVGGALKNVVAIATGIAQGLGVGDNTRAGVISRGLAELTTLAVAMGGEPTTLAGLAGMGDLVATCISPHSRNRHVGEQLGRGRGLDDILAEMGQVAEGVKTVHAAVRLADRHGLAMPITRTIHRVVTGEITAARAYDGLLRTHPAGHESDPG; encoded by the coding sequence ATGGTGCGAATCACCGTGCTGGGCGCCGGCTCCTGGGGAACCACGGTGGCGTCCGTGCTGACCCGCCGCGATCATGAGTCGCTGATCTGGGCGCGCAACCCGGCCACCGCCGACGAGATCAACGCGAAGCACACCAACGAGCGGTACCTGGCGGGCTTCCCGCTACCGGACCGGCTGCGCGCGACAGCGGACCTGGCCGAGGCGGCGGCCCACGCCGAGCTGCTGGTCGTCGGCGTGCCGACCGGGGCGTTCCGCACCACGCTGGAGCTGGTCCGCCCGGATCTGCACCCGTGGATCCCGGTCGTGAGCCTCAGCAAGGGTCTGGAACGGGACTCGCTCTCCCGGATGACCGAGGTGATCAAGGAGGTACTGCCGGGACACCCGGCCGCCGCGCTGACCGGCCCGAACCTGGCCAAGGAGATCATGGCGGGGATGGCCGCGGCCACCGTGATCGCGACCGAGGACCTGACCGTCGCGACCGAGATCCAGCGGGTGTTCCGGCGCGGGCTGCTACGCGTCTACACCAACCACGACGTGATCGGCTGCGAGGTCGGCGGGGCGCTGAAGAACGTCGTGGCGATCGCCACCGGCATCGCGCAGGGCCTGGGCGTCGGCGACAACACCCGGGCCGGGGTGATCTCGCGTGGTCTGGCCGAGCTGACCACCCTGGCGGTCGCGATGGGCGGCGAGCCGACCACGCTCGCCGGGCTGGCCGGGATGGGCGATCTGGTGGCGACGTGCATCAGCCCGCACAGCCGCAACCGGCACGTCGGCGAGCAGCTCGGCCGAGGGCGCGGCCTGGACGACATCCTCGCCGAGATGGGACAGGTCGCCGAGGGGGTCAAGACGGTGCACGCCGCGGTCCGGCTGGCCGACCGGCACGGGCTGGCGATGCCGATCACCCGCACGATCCACCGGGTGGTCACCGGCGAGATCACCGCCGCGCGGGCCTACGACGGGCTGCTGCGCACCCACCCGGCCGGGCACGAGTCCGATCCCGGCTGA
- a CDS encoding helix-turn-helix transcriptional regulator, whose translation MHPVTSSPPGHQLIGRDTELARIEQFLGADSACCGTLVITGDRGSGKSALLSAGTTRAVGPRGRRLVRVQHREHAAFDPMRQMLLAVRHDLVALEPAISEPALALLGLAPGTPPADGDLPSLVAAAFPAIAARSPLLIVADDLHDAGDAFAGLLSRLSAAPGTAVLVTSRMPIPPALTGMPVIVLNPLPGDAAERLLADRRPTLTAAARTRVLHRAGGNPAALLELGVVSPPPEGLLAEYVEALAGLPGDTRARLLRGAALGPAHLDLLDAGGHRDGGTDAGTDAAWYPALRAGLITCTGDDVAFAHPLVAEAAYRSAPAYLRLRTHRDLAVALTGHPEHQALQRAAAEPDANEETAAALETAAAIFRGRGDRYAAGVAMHEASLRSPSRQSAARRLTQAIIDARDLRDSAWVAELHARIWHLTDDPDVLAVAAAPAATAMLWAGRYHDAYGIVLAVHHAGRPADRRHALQLTVAAALIAWLTCDEEHLTGLGPMLGAAEPAPDQVAAALVRTLIDPHAHPGREICAAASLPPAGTPLSPEARSRMAHLGMLAWLEDHCRLAVRALQHALADDVAGDLIVRQSSPTLGLLLSRASALIDIGDWRLADVCASPRLAHGMPAVELGFASLRAQLHALRGENEQALTLARQTWQQLDLRANLPAHVRLLRAAGLASIGNGDHDDGYRYLRSMFDVNGRPLHPYLSSRCVADFVVAAVRCGRDEQARMVVDRVRETAGPQPGARMSILLHLSEAMLAGPDRAEEHFRLAAYDPAGPEWPYEHAVAHLHYGFWLRRHRSPREAKALLAHAAYIFTALGAADAGAAEHEIVVGARPHQRDGGFDVDALTTQERQVAELAARGLVNRAIAEQLFLSVRTVSTHLSRIYRKMGIRGRHELATALFAGSAAEGDLS comes from the coding sequence ATGCACCCCGTCACGTCCTCGCCGCCCGGCCACCAGCTGATCGGGCGCGACACCGAACTGGCCCGGATCGAACAGTTCCTCGGCGCCGACTCCGCCTGCTGCGGCACGCTCGTCATCACCGGTGACCGCGGTTCCGGCAAGTCCGCGCTGCTCAGCGCCGGAACGACCCGGGCAGTCGGCCCTCGCGGGCGCCGGCTGGTGCGGGTTCAGCACCGGGAGCACGCCGCTTTCGACCCGATGCGGCAGATGCTGCTCGCCGTGCGTCACGACCTCGTCGCGCTGGAGCCTGCCATCAGCGAACCGGCGCTGGCGCTGCTCGGCCTCGCGCCGGGAACGCCGCCGGCCGACGGCGACCTGCCGTCGCTCGTCGCGGCGGCGTTCCCGGCGATCGCCGCCCGGTCGCCGCTGCTGATCGTCGCCGACGACCTGCACGACGCCGGCGACGCGTTCGCGGGCCTGCTGTCACGGCTCTCGGCGGCGCCCGGGACCGCCGTGCTGGTGACCAGCCGGATGCCGATCCCGCCGGCCCTCACCGGCATGCCGGTCATCGTGCTGAACCCGCTGCCGGGCGACGCCGCGGAACGGCTGCTCGCCGACCGGCGGCCCACGCTGACCGCCGCCGCGCGGACCCGGGTGCTGCACCGGGCCGGCGGCAACCCGGCCGCGCTGCTGGAGCTCGGCGTGGTCAGTCCTCCGCCCGAGGGCCTGCTCGCCGAGTACGTCGAGGCCTTGGCCGGGCTGCCCGGCGACACCCGCGCCCGGCTGCTGCGCGGCGCCGCCCTCGGCCCGGCACATCTGGACCTGCTGGACGCCGGCGGCCACCGCGACGGCGGCACCGATGCCGGCACTGATGCCGCGTGGTATCCGGCGCTGCGGGCCGGGCTGATCACCTGTACCGGAGATGATGTGGCCTTCGCCCATCCGCTCGTCGCCGAGGCCGCCTACCGGTCGGCGCCCGCCTACCTGCGCCTGCGCACCCACCGGGACCTCGCGGTGGCGCTCACCGGCCACCCGGAGCACCAGGCCCTGCAACGCGCCGCGGCCGAGCCGGACGCCAATGAGGAGACCGCGGCGGCCCTGGAGACCGCGGCGGCCATCTTCCGCGGGCGGGGCGACAGGTACGCGGCCGGCGTCGCCATGCATGAGGCCAGCCTGCGGTCGCCGTCGCGGCAGAGCGCGGCCCGCCGCCTCACCCAGGCCATCATCGACGCGCGTGACCTGCGCGACAGCGCCTGGGTGGCGGAGCTGCACGCGCGGATCTGGCACCTGACCGACGACCCGGACGTCCTCGCCGTGGCCGCCGCCCCCGCCGCCACGGCCATGCTCTGGGCCGGCCGGTACCACGACGCGTACGGCATCGTCCTCGCCGTCCACCACGCCGGCCGTCCGGCCGACCGGCGCCACGCGCTGCAGCTGACCGTGGCCGCCGCCCTGATCGCGTGGCTGACCTGCGACGAGGAGCACCTTACCGGGCTGGGGCCGATGCTGGGCGCCGCCGAGCCGGCCCCCGACCAGGTCGCGGCCGCGCTGGTGCGCACCCTGATCGACCCGCACGCGCATCCCGGCCGGGAGATCTGCGCCGCGGCGAGCCTGCCGCCGGCCGGCACGCCGCTGAGCCCGGAGGCGCGTTCGCGGATGGCCCATCTCGGGATGCTGGCCTGGCTGGAGGACCACTGCCGGCTCGCGGTGCGGGCGCTGCAGCACGCCCTGGCCGACGACGTCGCCGGGGATCTGATCGTCCGGCAGTCGTCGCCGACGCTCGGCCTGCTGCTCTCCCGGGCGAGCGCGCTCATCGACATCGGGGACTGGCGGCTCGCCGACGTGTGCGCCAGTCCGCGGCTGGCACACGGCATGCCGGCGGTGGAGCTCGGGTTCGCGTCGCTGCGCGCCCAGCTGCACGCCCTGCGCGGCGAGAACGAGCAGGCGCTGACCCTGGCCCGGCAGACCTGGCAGCAACTCGATCTGCGGGCGAATCTGCCGGCGCACGTGCGGCTGCTGCGCGCCGCCGGGCTGGCCTCGATCGGCAACGGCGACCACGACGACGGGTACCGGTACCTGCGGTCGATGTTCGACGTGAACGGGCGGCCGTTGCATCCGTACCTGTCGTCGCGCTGCGTGGCCGACTTCGTCGTCGCGGCCGTCCGCTGCGGCCGCGACGAGCAGGCCCGGATGGTCGTCGACCGGGTCCGCGAGACCGCCGGGCCGCAGCCCGGGGCACGGATGAGCATCCTGCTGCACCTGAGTGAGGCGATGCTGGCCGGGCCGGACCGGGCCGAGGAGCACTTCCGGCTGGCCGCCTACGACCCGGCCGGGCCGGAGTGGCCCTACGAGCACGCCGTGGCGCACCTGCACTACGGGTTCTGGCTGCGCCGCCACCGTAGCCCGCGGGAGGCGAAGGCGCTGCTCGCGCATGCGGCGTACATCTTCACGGCGCTGGGCGCGGCGGACGCCGGCGCGGCCGAGCACGAGATCGTGGTGGGCGCCCGGCCGCACCAGCGGGACGGCGGGTTCGACGTCGACGCGCTGACCACTCAGGAGCGCCAGGTGGCGGAGCTGGCCGCCCGCGGGCTGGTCAACCGGGCCATCGCCGAGCAACTGTTCCTGTCGGTCCGGACGGTGAGCACGCACCTGTCGCGGATCTACCGCAAGATGGGCATCCGGGGCCGGCACGAGCTGGCCACCGCCCTGTTCGCCGGATCCGCCGCCGAGGGCGACCTCAGCTGA
- a CDS encoding formylglycine-generating enzyme family protein, producing MTEPEPGACCSPARAGGASAVPRTVVLTPGRPDTGDMIELGGGRFLMGTDDADGFPADGEGPVRAVTVSPFRIAPVAVTNARFAEFVADTGYATEAERAGWSFVFAGLLPDDFPPTRGVRAAPWWRQVEGADWRHPEGPQSAVGDRADHPVVHVAHTDAVAYCRWAGVRLPTEAEWEFAARGGLEQARFPWGDEPPQGRCNIWEGTFPGRHTGSPGTAPVRSYQPNGYGLYDMAGNVWEWCSDWFSPAYHRDGPRADPAGPPTGTARVIRGGSYLCHESYCNRYRVAARNQNTPDSSTGNTGFRVAQPFVSISARMSGKSPFTSTAVS from the coding sequence ATGACCGAGCCGGAACCGGGGGCATGCTGCTCGCCGGCACGCGCGGGAGGTGCGTCGGCCGTACCGCGGACCGTGGTTCTGACACCCGGCCGGCCGGACACCGGGGACATGATCGAACTCGGCGGCGGGCGTTTCCTGATGGGGACCGATGACGCGGACGGCTTCCCGGCCGACGGCGAGGGGCCGGTGCGCGCGGTCACCGTCAGCCCGTTCCGGATCGCCCCGGTCGCGGTGACGAACGCGCGGTTCGCCGAGTTCGTCGCCGACACCGGGTACGCGACCGAGGCGGAGCGGGCCGGCTGGTCGTTCGTCTTCGCCGGCCTGCTGCCCGACGACTTCCCGCCCACCCGCGGGGTGCGGGCGGCGCCGTGGTGGCGGCAGGTGGAAGGCGCCGACTGGCGGCATCCCGAAGGCCCGCAGTCGGCCGTCGGCGATCGGGCGGACCATCCGGTGGTGCACGTGGCGCACACCGACGCCGTCGCCTACTGCCGCTGGGCCGGCGTGCGGCTGCCGACCGAGGCGGAGTGGGAGTTCGCCGCCCGCGGTGGCCTGGAGCAGGCGCGGTTCCCGTGGGGGGACGAGCCGCCGCAGGGCCGGTGCAACATCTGGGAGGGTACGTTCCCCGGCCGCCACACGGGTTCGCCCGGAACGGCGCCGGTACGGTCGTACCAGCCGAACGGGTACGGCCTGTACGACATGGCCGGCAACGTGTGGGAGTGGTGCTCGGACTGGTTCAGCCCGGCGTACCACCGGGACGGGCCGCGCGCCGACCCGGCCGGCCCGCCGACCGGCACGGCCAGGGTGATCCGCGGTGGCTCGTACCTGTGCCACGAGTCCTACTGCAACCGTTACCGGGTGGCCGCCCGCAACCAGAACACCCCGGACAGCTCCACCGGCAACACCGGCTTCCGGGTGGCTCAGCCCTTCGTCTCGATCTCTGCGCGCATGTCCGGGAAATCGCCCTTCACGTCGACCGCGGTCTCGTAG